Proteins found in one Aneurinibacillus uraniidurans genomic segment:
- the gatB gene encoding Asp-tRNA(Asn)/Glu-tRNA(Gln) amidotransferase subunit GatB, with the protein MEFETVIGLEVHVELSTNTKIFCGCSTEFGAPPNTHTCPVCLGHPGVLPVLNKRAVEFAIKAGLALNCEIADESIFERKNYFYPDSPKAYQISQLDQAIAVNGWIEIEVDGKPKRIGITRLQLEEDAGKLTHADSGYASLVDFNRVGTPLIEIVSEPDLRSPEEARLYLEKLKSIVQYCEISDVKMEEGSFRCDANISLRPVGQEQFGKRAELKNVNSLRNVQRGLEYEEIRQAELLRDGEEVVQETRRWDDNTGRTFSMRSKEEAHDYRYFPDPDLIKMKIDPAWIEEIRALIPELPDARKVRYVEQYSLPEYDAGVLTMSKDMSDFFDATVQTGADAKAVSNWLMGETIGYLNANNLEFKQISLTPDNLGALVQLIEKGTISNKIAKKVFKEMMESGKSPEKIVEEQGLVQISDEGALKQMVDEVLAANPQAIEDFKAGKEKAMGALVGQIMKASKGKANPGVVNQLLRDALAKL; encoded by the coding sequence ATGGAATTCGAAACGGTCATTGGACTTGAAGTTCACGTGGAATTGTCCACGAATACAAAAATTTTCTGTGGTTGTTCAACAGAATTCGGCGCACCGCCAAACACGCATACATGCCCGGTCTGCCTCGGACATCCGGGTGTTTTGCCGGTACTGAACAAGCGCGCAGTAGAATTCGCAATTAAAGCTGGACTCGCACTCAATTGTGAGATTGCGGATGAAAGTATTTTCGAGCGTAAAAACTACTTCTATCCAGATTCACCGAAAGCATATCAGATTTCCCAGCTGGATCAAGCAATTGCAGTAAACGGCTGGATTGAAATCGAAGTAGACGGTAAGCCGAAGCGTATCGGTATTACCCGTCTCCAGCTAGAAGAAGATGCGGGCAAACTGACACACGCAGACAGTGGATACGCATCGCTCGTTGACTTTAACCGTGTGGGAACGCCGCTCATCGAGATTGTCTCCGAGCCGGACCTCCGTTCACCGGAAGAAGCACGCTTGTATTTGGAGAAGCTCAAATCAATTGTCCAGTATTGTGAAATCTCCGATGTGAAAATGGAGGAAGGTTCATTCCGTTGTGACGCTAACATCAGTCTGCGTCCAGTAGGTCAGGAACAATTCGGTAAACGGGCCGAGCTGAAAAACGTGAACTCACTCCGCAACGTACAGCGTGGACTTGAATATGAAGAAATTCGTCAGGCAGAATTGCTGCGTGACGGAGAAGAAGTTGTACAAGAAACACGCCGCTGGGATGATAACACAGGCCGTACCTTCTCCATGCGAAGCAAAGAAGAGGCGCATGACTATCGCTACTTCCCGGACCCAGATCTGATCAAGATGAAAATCGATCCGGCCTGGATTGAAGAGATTCGTGCCTTGATCCCGGAACTGCCAGATGCACGTAAAGTTCGTTATGTGGAACAGTACAGCTTGCCGGAATACGATGCGGGTGTACTGACGATGTCGAAGGACATGTCTGACTTCTTTGATGCGACTGTGCAGACTGGTGCGGATGCCAAAGCAGTTTCCAACTGGCTCATGGGAGAGACGATCGGATATTTGAACGCCAATAACCTGGAATTCAAACAGATCAGCCTGACACCGGATAATCTTGGTGCGCTCGTACAGCTGATCGAAAAAGGCACCATCAGCAACAAGATCGCCAAGAAAGTGTTCAAAGAGATGATGGAATCAGGCAAGTCGCCGGAAAAAATCGTCGAAGAACAAGGTCTGGTGCAGATTAGCGATGAAGGGGCACTGAAGCAGATGGTAGACGAAGTGCTCGCTGCAAATCCGCAGGCGATTGAAGATTTCAAAGCCGGTAAGGAAAAAGCAATGGGTGCGCTTGTGGGTCAGATCATGAAAGCATCCAAAGGAAAAGCAAATCCGGGTGTAGTTAATCAGCTGCTCCGTGATGCGCTGGCAAAATTGTAG
- a CDS encoding cupin domain-containing protein, with amino-acid sequence MNIGENIRSLRNRKRITIAEMCEGTGLSKGFVSQVENGKTSPSIATLQTIADFLHVPLAYLLLEPSQAVKVVRREERVVHEFGKNGIRVELLTPQNRDGLRMMITYTPPGVGTGDEPHAHKGEEAHLVLEGTFLIQQGEDEFVVGPGDSFYWKACIPHRVVNIGDTMGKMLISVYAAHSDDMI; translated from the coding sequence ATGAATATAGGTGAAAATATTCGCAGCCTGCGTAATCGCAAGCGGATTACGATTGCAGAAATGTGTGAAGGAACCGGATTGTCTAAAGGATTCGTCAGTCAGGTCGAGAACGGAAAAACATCACCCTCAATTGCGACACTGCAAACGATTGCTGATTTTCTTCATGTACCCCTTGCTTATTTGTTGCTAGAGCCAAGTCAGGCGGTTAAGGTTGTGCGAAGGGAAGAGAGAGTCGTTCATGAGTTTGGCAAGAATGGGATTCGCGTAGAATTACTTACCCCACAAAATCGGGATGGGCTTCGTATGATGATTACGTATACGCCACCTGGTGTAGGTACTGGAGATGAACCGCATGCTCATAAAGGGGAAGAAGCACACCTAGTACTAGAGGGAACGTTTCTTATTCAGCAGGGAGAAGATGAGTTCGTAGTCGGTCCGGGGGATAGCTTCTATTGGAAAGCATGTATTCCACATCGGGTTGTCAACATTGGCGACACGATGGGCAAAATGCTGATCTCGGTTTATGCGGCACATTCAGACGATATGATATAG
- a CDS encoding GGDEF domain-containing protein has product MIQSVLSNIAVILMMHAALNFMIMSVKGKVSQGVFRFLIVAIISATSISLFYLPITYEEYWFDLRIIPLGFAALFRGWEDTWPALAIVCMWRWGMGGAGAVPGIVFGLVLPTLFVLFFYIRNKTKIQPFKIWALFSMMWLISDLPIIIWFPNGWEVFMMIAPLRYISITGSAIILYLFEIWSMRQMELQRKLQFFAEHDPLTELYNLRKFFDLLNVEYKGKQPVNYVALVDIDYFKKINDTYGHLTGDRVLQKIAQVFLQVCRTINSEGHRAFVARYGGEEFILYVSCTSVEYLESCLEQIRQAVASAKFQAEDGTRIPPVTISIGCAELSSIDHVQQTILYADKSLYEVKNNGRNGVKVLGE; this is encoded by the coding sequence ATGATTCAGTCTGTTTTATCAAATATAGCAGTCATTTTAATGATGCACGCAGCCCTGAATTTTATGATTATGAGCGTAAAAGGCAAAGTTTCACAAGGGGTATTTCGCTTTTTAATCGTGGCGATTATTTCTGCTACTTCTATTTCCTTGTTTTATCTGCCGATTACGTATGAGGAATACTGGTTTGATTTGCGAATCATTCCACTTGGATTTGCGGCATTGTTTAGAGGATGGGAAGACACCTGGCCTGCTCTGGCCATTGTTTGTATGTGGAGATGGGGAATGGGTGGGGCCGGTGCTGTACCGGGCATTGTCTTTGGATTGGTTTTGCCGACTCTTTTTGTGTTGTTTTTTTACATCAGGAATAAGACAAAGATCCAACCGTTTAAAATTTGGGCGTTATTTAGTATGATGTGGCTGATTTCTGACCTCCCTATTATTATATGGTTTCCAAATGGATGGGAAGTTTTTATGATGATTGCGCCGCTTCGATACATATCGATAACAGGTTCTGCGATTATTCTTTATCTTTTTGAGATCTGGTCAATGCGACAGATGGAACTGCAACGTAAGCTGCAGTTTTTTGCTGAGCATGATCCGTTAACAGAGTTGTACAATCTGCGTAAGTTTTTTGATTTACTGAACGTTGAATATAAAGGGAAGCAGCCTGTCAATTATGTTGCTTTGGTTGATATTGATTATTTTAAAAAAATTAACGACACGTATGGCCATTTAACGGGAGACCGTGTGCTGCAAAAAATAGCACAAGTATTTTTGCAGGTGTGTAGAACAATAAATAGCGAAGGGCACAGGGCTTTTGTGGCAAGGTATGGAGGAGAAGAGTTTATTCTCTATGTATCTTGTACATCTGTAGAGTATTTGGAATCCTGTCTTGAGCAGATTCGCCAAGCGGTCGCTTCGGCGAAATTCCAGGCGGAAGATGGAACGCGTATTCCACCTGTTACGATCTCGATTGGATGCGCAGAATTGTCTTCTATAGATCATGTACAACAGACGATTTTATATGCAGACAAAAGTTTGTATGAAGTAAAAAACAATGGACGGAATGGTGTAAAGGTCCTTGGTGAGTAA
- a CDS encoding DODA-type extradiol aromatic ring-opening family dioxygenase, with translation MMPAFFLAHGAPSLVIEENSYTEFLSKLVAELPRPKAIVVFTAHWESDVQLISSAQTHRTLYDFSGFPAEMYEMTYPAPGDPELAGSITKLLANEGIPSRQDDTRPLDHGVWALLKLMYPNADIPVVAMSVNPFLPPAEQYRIGQALAPLRDEDVLIIGSGGTVHNLRRLQWGGGQPEPWAMEFDQWVNEKLVTWNTEDMFRYDELAPHVREAVPRNEHFIPLLPIMGAGDRTRQAALLHQVYQYGSLSLSAWKFE, from the coding sequence ATGATGCCAGCTTTTTTTCTTGCACACGGAGCACCTTCACTTGTGATCGAGGAAAATTCCTATACAGAGTTTCTGAGCAAGCTCGTTGCTGAGCTTCCACGTCCTAAAGCGATTGTCGTTTTCACTGCACACTGGGAATCGGATGTGCAGCTCATCAGCAGTGCCCAAACACACCGCACGCTGTATGATTTCTCAGGATTTCCTGCTGAGATGTATGAGATGACATATCCGGCACCAGGTGACCCTGAACTTGCTGGAAGCATCACAAAGCTGTTAGCCAACGAGGGAATTCCATCCCGGCAGGATGATACGCGACCACTTGATCACGGTGTATGGGCACTGCTTAAGCTGATGTATCCAAATGCCGATATCCCGGTTGTCGCAATGTCAGTGAATCCATTCCTGCCTCCTGCTGAACAGTATCGCATCGGGCAGGCACTTGCGCCGCTTCGTGATGAAGATGTTCTTATTATTGGCAGCGGCGGCACCGTTCACAACTTACGGCGTCTCCAATGGGGTGGCGGGCAGCCTGAGCCATGGGCGATGGAGTTTGATCAGTGGGTTAATGAAAAGCTCGTCACATGGAATACAGAGGACATGTTCCGCTATGACGAACTCGCTCCACATGTGCGGGAAGCTGTTCCACGCAATGAGCATTTCATCCCGCTCCTCCCGATCATGGGAGCAGGCGATCGTACACGTCAGGCAGCACTGCTGCACCAAGTATATCAATACGGTTCACTTAGCTTAAGTGCTTGGAAATTTGAGTAA
- a CDS encoding glycosyltransferase family 2 protein: MNDLRLSLCMIVKDEEASIGRCLSSVKGIVDEIIIVDTGSTDRTVEICQSFGAHVHSFAWNESFADARNYGLARATGDWILWLDADEEVDANDRDKLRDSRYFHEYDVLQIQLINYVGNKVDEDKALSIGHFRLFRNNKGFAFVNKIHEWLNIDKVLSSPEDQKRIGSLPIKFHHYGYLDDVVENKNKFTRNLEMLKKELEEEERSPWIHYHIAAEYHRAKQYEKAFEHVNLAVVDFLMAGFTPPSLLYKLKYSILLTLGSWDGALEGIKRALILYPDYVDLQFYQGVILYGKEMYEEALEAFARCIDLGEDNFNYLIMKGLGSFQAWHCKGHCYEKLGQTKEAALSYIRSFQLSPEYTPAIESLADLLQGEKISLQDVVPEDIDVNTLIQAIQSQS; the protein is encoded by the coding sequence ATGAATGATTTGCGGCTGTCCTTATGTATGATTGTCAAAGATGAGGAAGCTTCTATAGGCCGTTGTCTATCGAGTGTTAAGGGGATTGTAGATGAAATCATTATTGTCGATACAGGCTCAACGGATCGAACAGTAGAAATCTGCCAATCGTTTGGTGCACACGTACATTCATTTGCTTGGAATGAGAGCTTTGCAGACGCACGAAATTATGGGTTAGCTCGTGCGACAGGAGATTGGATTCTCTGGCTGGATGCTGATGAAGAAGTGGATGCAAATGACCGGGACAAACTGCGGGATTCCCGGTATTTTCACGAGTATGATGTGCTGCAGATTCAGTTGATTAATTATGTCGGTAACAAGGTGGACGAAGATAAAGCATTAAGCATCGGGCATTTCCGGCTCTTCCGAAATAACAAAGGGTTTGCATTCGTCAACAAAATTCATGAATGGCTCAACATTGACAAAGTATTGTCTTCTCCGGAAGATCAAAAAAGGATTGGCTCGTTACCGATAAAATTTCATCACTACGGATATCTCGATGATGTCGTAGAAAACAAGAACAAGTTCACGCGCAATCTAGAAATGCTTAAAAAAGAGTTGGAAGAGGAAGAAAGAAGCCCGTGGATTCATTATCACATTGCAGCAGAATACCATCGCGCCAAGCAGTATGAAAAGGCATTTGAACATGTGAATCTAGCAGTCGTTGACTTTTTGATGGCCGGGTTTACGCCGCCTTCTCTACTTTACAAACTAAAATATTCTATTTTACTTACGCTAGGAAGCTGGGATGGCGCATTGGAGGGAATCAAGCGGGCGTTAATACTGTATCCCGATTATGTAGATTTACAATTTTATCAGGGTGTGATTTTGTACGGGAAAGAAATGTACGAAGAAGCGCTTGAGGCGTTTGCACGATGTATTGATTTAGGAGAGGACAATTTCAATTATCTAATCATGAAAGGGCTTGGAAGTTTCCAGGCCTGGCATTGCAAAGGTCACTGTTATGAAAAGCTTGGTCAAACGAAGGAAGCTGCTCTTTCCTATATTCGTTCATTTCAGCTCTCACCCGAATATACTCCGGCTATTGAATCGCTAGCGGATCTCCTTCAAGGAGAAAAGATTTCGCTTCAGGATGTAGTTCCTGAGGATATTGATGTGAATACGCTTATTCAAGCTATTCAATCGCAAAGTTAG
- the gatA gene encoding Asp-tRNA(Asn)/Glu-tRNA(Gln) amidotransferase subunit GatA encodes MSLFEKRLQDIHTELEKGELTVSDLVNASFERIAQTEDKVKAFISLDEENARARAKQLDEQQSRGEEQGLLFGLPAGIKDNIVTKNVITTCASKLLANYKPVHNATAMDRLHASEAVMIGKLNMDEFAMGGSTENSSFHNTYNPWNLAYVPGGSSGGSAASVAAGQVYFSLGSDTGGSIRQPAAYCGVVGLKPTYGLVSRYGLVAFASSLDQIGPITKNVEDSAYVLQAIATHDPVDSTSADVEIPDYISALTGDIKGLRVGVPKEMMGEGIDPEVREKINAALKVLESLGATVEEVTLPHTEYAVPTYYILAPSEASSNLARYDGVRYGVRADSAENLIDMYHETRSQGLGPEVKRRIMLGTYALSSGYYDAYYRKAQQVRTLIKRDFDQVFAKYDVIIGPTAPTTAFKIGEKVNDPLTMYLEDICTIPVNLAGIPAISVPCGFASNGMPIGMQIAGKSFDEATVLRVAHAFEQNTEHHKARPEL; translated from the coding sequence GTGTCTTTGTTTGAAAAACGGTTGCAAGATATACATACCGAACTGGAAAAAGGAGAACTTACTGTCTCCGATCTCGTAAACGCTTCGTTTGAGCGCATCGCTCAGACTGAAGATAAAGTAAAGGCGTTTATTTCCCTCGATGAGGAGAATGCGCGTGCTCGCGCAAAACAGTTGGACGAGCAGCAATCCCGTGGAGAAGAACAGGGATTGCTTTTTGGTTTGCCAGCGGGGATTAAAGATAACATTGTAACAAAAAATGTAATCACTACATGTGCGAGTAAATTACTGGCTAACTATAAGCCGGTTCATAACGCTACTGCGATGGATCGTTTGCATGCATCCGAAGCTGTCATGATCGGGAAGTTGAACATGGATGAATTCGCGATGGGTGGCTCGACTGAGAACTCTAGCTTCCATAACACATACAATCCATGGAACCTTGCGTATGTACCAGGTGGTTCGAGCGGTGGTTCGGCTGCATCGGTTGCGGCTGGACAAGTATACTTCTCGCTTGGCTCGGATACAGGTGGTTCCATTCGCCAGCCAGCGGCGTACTGCGGCGTAGTTGGCCTGAAGCCGACATACGGTCTCGTATCTCGCTACGGTCTGGTGGCGTTCGCATCTTCGCTTGATCAGATCGGCCCAATTACGAAAAACGTTGAAGACTCGGCTTATGTGCTACAGGCGATTGCTACACATGATCCGGTTGATTCCACATCAGCGGATGTAGAAATCCCGGATTACATCTCGGCACTGACAGGTGACATCAAAGGCTTACGTGTTGGTGTACCGAAAGAAATGATGGGCGAAGGGATCGACCCGGAAGTGCGCGAGAAAATTAACGCAGCGTTAAAAGTGCTGGAGAGCCTGGGTGCAACGGTAGAAGAAGTAACACTGCCGCATACAGAATATGCGGTACCGACGTATTACATTCTTGCACCATCAGAAGCGTCATCCAACCTGGCACGCTATGACGGCGTACGCTATGGCGTACGTGCGGATAGTGCCGAGAACTTGATTGATATGTACCATGAGACGCGCAGCCAGGGACTTGGCCCGGAAGTGAAGCGTCGCATCATGCTTGGTACGTATGCATTAAGCTCAGGTTATTATGATGCATACTACCGGAAAGCTCAGCAAGTGCGTACGCTCATTAAGCGCGACTTTGACCAGGTATTTGCGAAATATGATGTGATTATCGGACCAACTGCGCCGACAACAGCATTTAAGATTGGCGAGAAAGTGAATGATCCGCTGACGATGTATCTGGAAGATATTTGTACAATTCCAGTTAACCTTGCAGGTATTCCGGCAATCAGCGTTCCATGCGGATTCGCAAGCAATGGGATGCCAATCGGTATGCAAATCGCAGGTAAATCATTCGATGAAGCAACTGTACTCCGCGTTGCACACGCGTTTGAACAAAATACCGAACATCACAAAGCTCGTCCAGAGCTGTAA
- the gatC gene encoding Asp-tRNA(Asn)/Glu-tRNA(Gln) amidotransferase subunit GatC, translating to MSAITRNEVEYVAKLARLNLTEEEAVKYTEQLNSILEFAGKLNELDTADVPPTSHVLNVYNVMRDDIVVPSLSHEDALRNAPDEEDGQFKVPAVIE from the coding sequence ATGAGTGCGATTACACGCAATGAAGTCGAATATGTAGCCAAGCTTGCCCGTCTGAATCTGACGGAAGAAGAAGCCGTGAAATATACTGAACAACTGAACAGCATTCTTGAGTTTGCAGGAAAATTAAACGAACTCGATACAGCGGATGTACCGCCAACTAGTCATGTGCTTAATGTGTATAACGTTATGCGCGATGATATCGTCGTTCCGTCTTTGAGTCATGAAGACGCTCTGCGCAATGCGCCGGATGAAGAGGATGGACAATTCAAAGTACCGGCTGTTATCGAATAG
- a CDS encoding DL-endopeptidase inhibitor IseA family protein yields MKKYMIIGCLALSCSFATVVTPFGTESVLAAASKQTVHPTQIKNINEKNIISLIVAAQKHYVYTSSGGKGTGKIESFKIKNDPNAQEYRFLSADIGTPKKLSAYLTQVFTKQASETYIKERFITYQGRTAQLNADGGNLLQFDKATAKLLRSSGNVRDYQLIIPYPADVGMKPEVQIVTVQKEKGVWRIATPPEKLF; encoded by the coding sequence ATGAAAAAGTATATGATAATCGGGTGCTTGGCTTTATCATGCAGCTTTGCGACGGTGGTTACGCCTTTTGGAACGGAATCGGTTTTGGCAGCTGCGAGCAAGCAAACGGTACATCCGACACAAATCAAAAACATAAATGAGAAGAATATTATCTCGCTTATTGTAGCGGCACAGAAGCATTATGTTTATACAAGCAGTGGCGGCAAAGGTACGGGTAAGATCGAAAGTTTCAAAATTAAAAACGACCCGAATGCGCAAGAGTACAGGTTCCTGTCTGCTGATATAGGTACGCCGAAAAAGCTGAGTGCTTACTTGACACAAGTATTCACCAAGCAGGCAAGTGAGACATATATCAAAGAGCGATTCATTACGTATCAAGGCAGAACAGCACAGCTAAATGCAGATGGGGGAAACTTGCTGCAGTTCGATAAAGCAACTGCGAAGCTTTTGCGAAGTTCGGGAAATGTACGAGACTATCAATTGATCATTCCGTATCCTGCTGACGTCGGGATGAAGCCTGAAGTGCAAATTGTGACCGTACAAAAAGAAAAGGGAGTCTGGCGGATTGCAACACCGCCGGAGAAGCTTTTTTAA
- a CDS encoding DoxX family protein, whose product MNNKEKALFLVQLILGFIFFMHGLGKFQGGISNIAGWFASIGLPAGLAYVVATIELVGGLLMIAGLGTRVVAALFAAVMVGAIATVKGAAGLMGDGTHPGYEFELVLLVLSVFFVLAGPSAISLDRKLFKRGEQQ is encoded by the coding sequence ATGAATAACAAAGAAAAAGCATTATTTCTCGTACAGCTCATTCTCGGATTTATTTTCTTCATGCACGGTCTCGGCAAATTCCAGGGAGGAATTAGCAACATCGCAGGCTGGTTCGCAAGCATTGGTCTTCCAGCCGGACTCGCTTATGTCGTAGCGACTATTGAATTAGTTGGTGGCTTGCTTATGATCGCAGGTCTTGGCACTCGCGTAGTTGCGGCACTATTCGCCGCTGTAATGGTAGGAGCGATTGCTACCGTCAAAGGTGCTGCCGGACTGATGGGCGATGGAACACATCCAGGTTATGAATTTGAGCTTGTACTACTTGTGCTTTCCGTATTCTTCGTACTGGCCGGTCCTTCGGCAATCTCGCTTGATCGTAAGCTCTTCAAACGTGGAGAACAACAATAA